In the genome of Camarhynchus parvulus chromosome 23, STF_HiC, whole genome shotgun sequence, the window ccagcttttcccttctgctcaAGTGACCCCATCCCCTGCCTGGGAGGAGGAACAAACAGGTCATACAGGGATTTAGGGAGGCGAAGCTGCCAGAAACATCGGACACGGTCCttgctccttcccacagcagaaaTCCAACAAATCCTCGTGCAAATCTGCTTGTCAACATCCCAAAACATCACACggtgctttgctcttgctttgtGCAGCAAATGTcaccctggggcagggaaaagCACAATTTGTTTCTGGAGGAGCTCCGAGAAAAGCCTGCTCCCACCTTCCTCAAATCCCGCAGGAAGCCCAATTACTTCCACCTTATTTTTTAGGGAAGAACAACAAATAAATTGGCAAATTGCTGAGCAAATCCAGGGTTTTATGCAGCTTCCTGCCTGATTCTCCTTGGAGTGCTGCTGGAACGTCACGTTCCCAGGGCATAACTCCGAGCCATCACTCCCTCATTAGCTGGGAAatgccagcccaggctggggatagctgggaatgctcaggaATGCTCAGGAATGCTCGGGTGTCTGAGATAAACAGGAATAAATTGTATCAGGCCACGTGGGATTTCTGTCTGACAGAAGGATGAGGGATCCAGAATGTCAGGAATTcacagggaaagctgctgtttAAACGAGCAAAAGATTTGaccttgaaaagcaaaatttctgaGTTTTCCCAGGGTAAAACTGAGGATCAGGGCAAAACCCAGCTGTTGGAAGCAGGAGAAGCTTCACCTTTTCATAATTCCACTCACAtggctgagcagtgccagcctcCCCAGGAtccagaggctgctccttccctccaagCCTTTCCCAAACCAGGCACACACCAGGACTCAGATTTTTCAATGATAGGGAATTACAGAGACACTCAGACTGCAAATAATTTGGAGGTAggtttgaaaataataatagtcAAAATGGACATTTTTTCACTTTGACTCAGGCTGGATGCAGGGAAAATATCTATGGTAGGAAtcctagagaaaaaaaacaggaattccTGATGATTGGGTTAACCAAATGTGATATTAAGAGATATTTTTACACCCTTTCTGTCAGGCTGTCACAGACAGGTGCCCTGGCTTCCTCTCACTGTTACATTCATTTTCCCCATGGGTTCTGTGATTAATTCTCAATCCCGACTCTGTATccagaagttttgttttcttcaacagcagagcagaaagcaaCGTGAATTTTGAgtcctttatggcagatttCCACACAGAGGCATTTTGAGGATCTTCCCCATCACATCCAGGGGTGGATGCTGCAGCCCTACCCTGTCTGGGGTTTATCTGGGCTCGGGCTTATCTGGGCTTGGGTTTAGCTGGACTCAGGCTTAGCTGAAGATGGAGAGGAGCAGATAAAACCTGCAGATTTTCTtgatttaggaagaaaattgcAGGAGGACACACGGCTGCTGACAGGACCTGCTGGCAGGGTTTGGTCCTTGATTTGATAACACCTCTGATCCCTGATTTGATAATGCCTGTGATCCCTGATTTGATGAGTCCTCTGATTCCTGATTTGATAACTCCTCATTCCCTGATTTGATGACTCCTCTCATTCCCTGTTTTGATAACGCGTCTGATCCCTGATTTGATGACTCCTGTGATCCCTGATTTGATAACTCCCCTCATTCCCTGATTTGATATCTCCTGTGATCCCTGATTCGATAATTCCTCGTTTTGTGATTTGATAACGCCTCTGATCCTTGATTTGTTAACCCCTTTGATCCCTGATTTGATAACTCCTCCTTCCCTGATTTGATGACCCCTCTGATCCCTGATTTGATAACTCCTCCTAACCTGATTTGCTATCTCCTGTGATCCCTGATTTGATAACTCCTCATTCCCTGATGTGATATCTCCTGTGATCCCTGATTTGATATCTCCTGTAATCCCTAATTTGATATCTCCTGTGATCCCTGATGTGATATCTCCTGTGATCCCTGATTTGATAACTCCTCATTCCCTGATGTGATATCTCCTGTGATCCCTGATTCGatggctccctgcccctgcccagccgtGCTCCGGGgtctctcccctctccccggcagccccgggcggTGCTGCTGGCGCTGCTCAGGCGGAGCAGCCGGGCTGGAGCGGAGCCTGAGCCGAGGGCTCTCTCTCCTGGCAAAAGAGGGGATCCACTGCACGCATGGATCCCCTCCCGCCCCAGGAAAACCCCGGAGCTCCTTGGGCACATCCATCCCCTCACAcctgccacaggagctgccttgcctatttttttttttttttttttttttttgttttgttttttttgccACGCTGGAACAGCAAGACttgaatttgtttatttttttcccccgtGGAAGCACCAGTTGCAGAATTATGATGCTCTTGGGAATTTTTAATTGTGCAGCCCTTAGGTAGTGCAGATAAACGGCTGAAATGAGATTGCcccacatttttcctgtttctcctgGTTTTTACAGAGGGAAAGCTCTTTCCCCATTCTGCAttccagcccaagccattcCTTTGGAGTCGGCAGTGGTGTCACAATAAATCAGTTGTAAGGAAAAGTGGCAGGGGCAGAAGAATTGGCAAAGAGCAAGAATTCAGGTCTTGTGACAAAGtctctttcagaagaaaaataaagaggaaaagggacaaACCAGGAGCAGGACTCTGGGAGGCTTTTAGCTGTTCAGGGCACCATTTAATCCAAGCTGAAATCCAGTTCCTACTTAAACCAGCTGCCACTTTAATGCTGGGGCTAGCAGGGGTGGGGTTTAATCCCTGCTGTTTATTTGGAACAGAGAATCACAAATCCTGGCAGGCCCTGACACACAGCATGACCTCAggcctcttccctctctccccaaGGAGATGGTTCCAGCTCCATCCTTCAGCTCCTCCACCTATAAAGGGGATGAAGCCTTCATCTCGCGTTTCCATGGCATTTCCTGGGATGCTGTGAAGCCCCAGACTCAGCTGGGCTTGTCCTGAGTGTCCCTGAAGATCTTCAGTTTGGCTTGAGCTCAAGTTTGGCTATGAAcaacataaattttaatttagtcTCCTTAGAGGGGGATGCACCAGTTGTCCCTTGGTGAAGCCACCAATCCCTGGCAGTTGTCCCTTGGTGAAACCACCAATCCCTGGCAGTTGTCCCTTGGTGAAGTCATTGATCCCTGGCACTTGTCCCTTGGTGAAACCATTCAGTCCTTGGCAGTTGTCCCTTGGTGAAGCTATCAATTCCTGGCATTGTCCCTTGGTGAAACCACCAATCCCTGGCACTTGTCCCTTGGTGAAGCTATTAATCCCTGGCATTGTCCCTTGGTGAAACCACCAATCCCTGGCAGTTGTCCCTTGGTGAAACGACCAATCCCTGGCATTGTCCCTTGGTGAAACCACCAATCCCTGGCACTTGTCCCTTGGTGAAACCAAAAGTCAACTACAAATCCCTTGGTAAACCACCAATCCTGGCACTTGTCCCTAGCAATTGTCCCTTGGTGAAACCATTCAATCCTTGGCAGTTGTCCCTTGGTGAAGTCATCAATCCCTGGCAGCTGTTCCTTGGTGAAACCACCAATCCCTGGCATTGTCCCTTGGTGAACCCATTCGATCCCTGGCAGTTTAACTTTTCAAGCTCGGAAAGAAATGAATTCCACCTCAAAAAACCATGGTTGTTGTGATCTCCAAAGAATGGGAAAAGCTGGTGGGATTCCCTTTCCTTTAATTGTAGAAATGCAAACCCTTCCCTCCTACCCCGGCCTGTCCCACCAGCATTTTGGGAGTGTGGATGAGGatcccagtgcccaggcaggCCGTCCCATCCCTCCCCCTGCAGGTGGCCATCGTGGTGACCGGACGGGCGGCCCCAGGACGGGGTGCAGGACGTGTCTGCCCGGGCCAGGGCCGCGGGCATCGAGATCTTCGCCATCGGCGTGGGCAGGGTGGACATGGGCACGCTGAGGCAGATGGCCAGCGAGCCCCTGGACGAGCACGTGGACTACGTGGAGAGCTACAGCGTCATCGAGAAGCTGACCCACAAGTTCCAGGAGGCTTTCTGCggtgagtgctgctgtgcccagcctggggctgtgggtcTGCCAGCCAGGAactgggaatggtttgggtgggaatgaCCTTAAAGCTCTGCAGAGAATCCTGGAATactttgggtgggaagggattggaaagctcatcccaccccaccccctgccatgggcggGACACCTCCCCCTGcgccaggtgctccagcctggccttgggcactgccagggctccaggggcagccacagctgctctgggcacgcACAGCCCAAACCCTCGAACCAGGCCTTGCCGGCTACAAACCCCCTGTGGCaaatggcactgggggcacctggaaccagccaggaaatcattctttcctttcctttctccatttgctgcaatggggtttggtgctggtttCCATCCTTGattcaggaatgggaatgccaGAGTGCTTTGTgtgggaagggatcttcaaTGCCAGCTCAttgcagcccagggacagctcccactgtgccaggtgctgccagccccaatgcccagcctggccttgggcactgccagggctccaggggcagccacagctgctctggcaattccagcccagcccctgcccactctgccagggaacaattcccaattgccaagatcccatccagccctgccctctggcactgggagccattccctggctcctgttcCTCCAAACCCTTTTCCAAAGTTCTCCTCCAGCCTTTCCCATGGAGTTGTACCTGTGACCACCCTTCACCCCTCTGCTTccttgctccaagccctgcaggATCAGAGCCCTGTGGGAATCAGGGGCTCTTTGAAGTTGCCTTTCCAGAACTGCAGGGTTTTGTTCAGGGGATTTCAGGTTTTGGTTAAAGAAATCTCCAGATTTCACCGGCACTGGAGAGTTTGTAAACACAATCCACACACTCCTGGAGGCACTGGAAAACAACCTGGAAAAGAGGGTTTAGCACACTGAAATCACACCCCTTTTGGGGCAGTGGAGAGAATTTGTTCTGCATCCCCCCCACCGGCATTgcccccagaattcccagttCAGCTGGGAtggtcccagctcctggcagaggctgagctgcctTTGACCAATGCTGCTTTTGGGGTTGGGAGCCTTGCGGGGCAGGAATCtctcctggctggagcaggattTAATTCCTGTCTGCACAGCACATCAAAGGAGCCTGAGCATCCTAAAAACACCATCCTAAAACTCCCATCCTATAAAAACAGCATCCTAAAAGCACCATACTATAAAAACAGCATCTTCCAAACAGCACCCTACAAAGAGCACCCCACAAACACCATCCTACAAACAGCATCCTATAAAACCACCATCCTATAAAATCACCATCCTCCAAACCCAATCCTCCAAACTCCACCCTACAAAAACAGTATCCTACAAAACAGTATCCTCCAAACACCATCCCACAAACACCATCCTACAAACACCACCCTACAAACACCACCCTACAAATGCAGCTTTGCTCCTACGGGAGCTGCTGAAGGACTGGGAATGTTTTATTGCTTCCAAATGTGCCCCAAGGCAGCAGGAATGGGCCATAAATCCCCATTTGCTGTCAGCAGGAGAGGCCCAGGGGCCATTCcctggaaggaaaaatgtgtgGCAACACTTCCTGAAAAGTGTGATCCACCTGGAACCCCAAACACACACGGCTGGGCCTGGAGAACTCCCAGTTTCTGACAGGTGTAAAATCTCCTGGTCCGGCTCCCAGGCTGAAAGTGATGAAGGGGAGCAGCTTTTTGTCATGGAAATTTGGCTCCTctgtggaaaggaaggaaatttcaGCTACAGAGTGAGCCGTGGGTTATCCTCAGGTGATAGCAGAGAATGAGTCAGGCATTATcaggtgtcactgcagcagcagctcctggcagaggcaACAAACGCCTCAGacaaagggagggagagagacagAATCCGAGGAGTGGAATCCAGGCCATGAGTATTTGTGGAGTTTGTATGGGCTGCCCCGGGATCAGGAGGCAGCAGCGGTGCCGAGGCCTCACCGTGTGGTTTgaagttttgggggaaatcctTTCAGTGCCTCCCTGTGCAGATGGCAAAGCTCTTCCCACAGGAAAGCCCTGGGAGTGAGGGAAGcgctgggggctgctgcagggagcagagcacagccctggggaatgCCCGAGTCCCTGTTACCCCgctctgcacctgcagctgccctaAACCACCCCAGGGATTGACCCAGACCCCCTGCTCGGGCACAGCACAGGATCTGTGGGACTGACAGCAGGGGAAAAGGGCTTCCCACAGTGCCCAGCAAACTCATGGGGACACGGGAAACCCTTGGTGCTCCAGCCAGCGGGGAGATTAACCAGAGCACTGaaccacaggcagctccaggggcaccGAAATTCCCAATGATCTGGGCTGGAAGAATCTaccagtgctggcacagccacggGAAGTGGAAAGGctaaaaaatgtacaaaatatGAGTAGAGCAGAACACAAATGGCTCAAAGTAACAAACCTGAACTCAGAAAGACTCTGCTCCACCTCCCATCCATTCACTCCAACCCAGTGCCTGgatttctgcacatttttcctGGCATTTGTAGCTGAAtttgcctccccagccctgtttgTCTGGAGTTTGTTTGCCATTCTCACTGTGACAGCGCTGTCACCCCCCAGCTCCCGGCGCTGccactcagctgctgcttctcagcatcccaggagccacagccagggcagcaggggcagcaggagggttTGGAGAGCAGGGATCTGAGAGCTGCAcaagcagggagagctctgagGTGAATCCCAGGTGTGCTCACACATGAACGCTGTCCAGGAAGGgcagctgagctccctgctcaggactgcactgcagagctgcaaaaaTTGGGTACTGGCCAGCCTGGGGGGCAGCTGGGACCCAAACTTCACCCAGGAGCTTTGCAGAGTGAGGTGTGCTGTGATCTGCCCCACACCCAGCAGGGTTTGCCCTCAGGGAGGATTCacagtcctggctgtgccttggAGCATCAAGACTCATGGGAATTTCTTCCTTGTCTTTGTgcctgtcttggtttgaacagccaggtgtctgctgaggaaggcaggagcctcccctgaaatggaaaatgtaaccTGCCTCCCTtcaaaatattataattttgaaattaaaaagctctcaggcaaagatatgggagtaggaataacagttctttattagggaaattaaaacacaaatgcaaTAGTGCAAACAAAgcctgccagagtgagagcaggccctggcacgctgtggctcaggggtggcacagccccatcccatgggggctcagccctcctgcagtgccagctgtgctgctgctggagcagggatcctgcacaaggggggagttttcctctgcagctccagggctgctgcagatgggcctgggctccctctggcaatgcagggcagcagaaagctgctcctctggcaatgcagggggcaaaggctgctgtgctgctccaggctcagattggatccagggaggaatgcttggctcctcccctgggcgcagcatctccccatgggatgctggaattggatcagccctgcagggacactcagtggccatggacagcagagatctcctggagggaggattggctgtgggagagatcaAGGAAACTGCcccaagaacagcagagagctgccccagctctgacagattgcaaacagaacacacagccccGTTTCCAGCCTCAGACTCTGCCTCAGCACTGTCCAGGCCCAATGAGCTGTGTCCCACTGCAAAGCAGATTTAGTTATGGGgccagtgtggggctgtgcagtgctgggtgtgggTGGGGGGCCTCGGGCTGGCCCCTGCTTGAAGCCACCCCCTCCTGTCCTTGCAGTGGTGTCTGACCTGTGTGCCACGGGGGACCATGACTGCGAGCAGGTGTGTGTCAGCACCCCGGGGGCCTACAGGTGCGCCTGCAGGGACGGCTTCAGCCTCAACAGCGACGGCAAGACCTGCACTGGTATGTGAGGGGTCCCTGAGGCAATGGTGGTGACAGCACTGGGATGTTCTGCTCAGGGAAGGCAGCATGGGAAACCCTTTTCTTACAAGCCAGAAtcactttcaaaatatttctgtgctctCCTGTTGGGTTTTCATTGATTAACCGCATTTCCTCAGCAATAAATGGCGttagggttttcttttcctacatCATTTATTGAggtctttgctgctgttttcttctgccCTCTCTTGTCTTTTCCCTCAGCTTGCAATGGTGGCTTGGGGTCTGCTCTGGATCTTGTGTTCCTCATCGATGGCTCCAAGAGTGTGAGGCCTGAGAACTTTGAGCTGGTGAAGAAATTCATCAACCAAATCGTGGATTCGCTGGAGGTGTCGGACAAACAGGCGCAGGTGGGGCTGGTGCAGTACTCCAGCTCCGTCCGGCAGGAGTTCCCCCTGGGCCAGTTCAAGAGCAAGAAGGACATCaaagcagcagtgaagaaaATGTCCTACATGGAGAAGGGCACCATGACAGGCCAGGCTCTCAAGTACCTCGTTGACAGCTCCTTCTCCATCATCAACGGAGCCCGGCCCGGCGTCCCCAAGGTGGGGATTGTCTTCACTGATGGGCGCTCACAGGATTACATCTCAGATGCTGCCAAGAAAGCCAAGGACTCAGGTAGGGCTCCTCAACTCTCTGGGGCTTCTTTCTCCCTTGGCCCAGACAGGACTTTTCCCCTGGATCTGTCTCTTGGGATATGCACAGGTTATACTGAGTAATTCTGGGGAGATATTCCCTGACTATCCTTGCTCACAGAGAGCCCGGAACACCTCAGTCTGGGCATCAGGTGCACCGTGGTTCGCCAAGAGCTGGTTTTAGTTCCCCTCTGTGTCTTTGGAGGAGTTTCTGCTGGCCAGGGTGGAGTTTGGGAGGGACAGGATGGACAGGATGGACAGGATAGACATCCCcttgggatgggatggacagggtggaGTTCCATCtcttgggatgggatgggatgggatgggatgggatgggatgggatgggatgggatgggatgggatgcacAGGGTGAAATTCCACTCCCAAGAATGGGATGGACAGGGCAGAGTTCCATCCCCTGAAATGGGATGTACAGGGTGAAGTTTTACCCTGTGGAATGGGATGGACAGGATGGAGTTCCCCCACCCTGGAATGGGATGGACAGGATGGAGTTTTACCCTGTGGAATGGGAGGGGATGGAGTTCCATCCCTTGGaatgggatggacagggtggaGTTTTACCCTGTGGaatgggatggacagggtggaGTTGCAGCCCCTGGAATGGGATGGACATGGTGGGGTTTTAGCCTGTGGAATGGGATGGACCCAGGTCTAATTGCTCTACACAAACGTGGAAGGAAGCTGCAGGGGGAGTTTGGAATTAGGAGGTTTCAGCACCTTTagggttggacagggcttggagcaacctgggatggcGGAAGGTGGTGGAGCAAGAGGAGCTCTAAAGTCCCTCCTAACCCAGTCCTTATCCACTCTGGGATTTGCCTGGGGCTGGCCagaaagcccagcccagcaccagagGCACACAATGAACCCCAAAGCAAAGACAACCAACCCCAGGATTTGTAGGGCCAAGCGTGGCTTGGCTGCATCCGCATCAAGGGCTggagaaggcaaagaaaaagcaataaaacaataaacaaaGCCCAGACATGGGTTAAGGAGGAACCCCAGGCACATTAATAAGGAACTTTGCTCAGCTGCTGTTGTAGGAAAAACACTCAGTAACCACACACGGATGGATTCCGCTGCCTGAGCCCCATGAAATATTAATGCCCTGagagctgcccctctgctgaCCCTCTGAGCACATTCCCAGGCTCTGACACCCCGTGTTAACTGGATCCAGCCCCTGGGAATTCAGTCAGGAATTGCTgaatccttcccttccttttaaCTTCGCTCTCCACCACTAGATGGGACTCGGGGCCAGCACATAACCAGAAAGGTCAGGGAGCTCGTGAAAAACCAATGTTTACAAAGCACTCTGACACCTTATGGGGCCGTTCAGCTCTTATAAAACAAAAGGTTcttataaaatgtatttatagaaTTTATTCCTCCCTGGTGATAAAACTTTGTGCCTtgtctctctctcctctgtTGTCCCTGCAAGGAAATCTCTTATCTGTCCGTGAGTTATTGCTGTGGGATAAACAAGTGCTTAAAATGAGACTGCAAAATTGTTCAGTGAGCTGAGCCTCGGAAAAACAACACATATTGGATATATCCAGAGAAAGAAAGGCACAAAGGGGAGCAGGGAAACATTCCCAGTGCCTGGGCATGGACAAGTAGAGACAAGTATTTCAAATCAGGGCTAATTAATACCacccaaaatgggaaaattgcatttcagtTCAATAGAAACAGGTTTAATGCAGATCAATCTCCTGACAGAGCAGAACTCTGTCAGTTGTGAACTCCCAGTGGGGGCTGCAATTTTGGACAGAGACTCAGCTCAGTTCTGCTCCACTGCAGGGGGACTTTGCCACTCAGGGACTCGTTAACAGGGGTTGATTAACAGTGGCTGAGCTGTTCTGGAAACTCCCACAGGCCCCTTTTGCTACATTATCACTTCCACATCAGTGGGATGGTGTTACCATCACCTGCCCTTTCTTGCATCTCCAAAACCTTGCTCTTGTTGTCATTGGCTGGGaaattctacttaaactctgcctgcaaaaatattttggccCCTGTTTGACCTGGCTGAAAGAAGCATCTCCAAAACCTTGTTCTTATAGCCACTATGCCCATGGCCTGgtaaattttaacaaaatttctgcctgtaaaattatttttggccTGTTTGACCTGGCTGAAAGGAGTCTGGAATAGTGGGGGTAGAGGGGGTGTCACGATCAGTCCTTACAAACGGGCTTCATGATGGTTCATGGATTTGATCTCAGGGTGCAAAAAACCAACACCGCACAGGGGATTTGCAGTGATAATCgaaacaaatgcacctttattgaatgaccacagcaaaatgcGATAGAGGgattaagggagagaaaagatagagagagagagagaaatagagagagagagaaagagggggaTAGAGCTACCAAACATAGAGACGAAGTCCTTTGGTCCAGTCCAGTCGAGGATCTGCCTGTTACATTGGGGAGATCTCAAAATCTCCAGCTAACTCAGAGGTTTTTATTATGATAACTCTATTGGAAATtgcaaggggaggggaaacaGATACAATAAGGAATAGATGTAACAGGTAGTCCATGTTCTCAGCAGTAAGCGAGAGCCATTGTCTTCTTGGTGCAGCGGTCACAACCTGCAGGCAAACATCTCGCTTTGGTCAGCTTGCCTCCTCCATACAcctgccccgggctgggggtTTCAATCCCAGTccttggaaggagcagagaggcCTTTTCACATGGGGGTTTCATGTCTCAGTccttggaaggagcagagaggcCTTTTCACATGGGGGTTCCATGTCTCAGTCCTTGATGGAGAGGCTCCTTCcatctcagtctgtctgtcacGGTGGTTGTAAAACAGGTGAGGGTCTTCTGTGGGGGGACCACCCAGAACTCAGAAGTCCAGCCAGGCCGAGAGGTGGGAcagctcccaaggctgttgTTGCAAACAGGGCACGGTGCTCccttcttcttctcattgggCTCAGTGTACAGCAAACAACACCTGTGAAAACAATGGCTTAGCAACGCTCTCAGGTCTCAGGGCCTTGTGGCACATGTGACTTTCTCCTACAGAGAAGACGGGGGCGTCTTCTCTTCAGTGGTCCTCAGATGACGATTGTGAGGCAGATGAGGGAAAATTCGGACAGACTCTCACAGGGGGCAATCCTCAGCGAGGatctggagctgtgtggggcctgggggctcaggggatgCCCAGCTTGGCAGGGTGGCCCCATGCCAGCTCCGTGGCACTGACAGGACCCTGTTCCTGGCAGGA includes:
- the MATN1 gene encoding LOW QUALITY PROTEIN: cartilage matrix protein (The sequence of the model RefSeq protein was modified relative to this genomic sequence to represent the inferred CDS: inserted 2 bases in 1 codon; deleted 1 base in 1 codon), whose amino-acid sequence is MARICGALLLSLLLLLHSPAACGAPPQPRGTLCRTKPTDLVFIIDSSRSVRPHEFEKIKVFVSRVIEALDVGPNATRVGVINYASAVRSELSLQGPQSKAALLQAVRRIQPLSTGTMTGLAIQFAISRAFSATEGARXAAPNFKKVAIVVTDGRPQDGVQDVSARARAAGIEIFAIGVGRVDMGTLRQMASEPLDEHVDYVESYSVIEKLTHKFQEAFCVVSDLCATGDHDCEQVCVSTPGAYRCACRDGFSLNSDGKTCTACNGGLGSALDLVFLIDGSKSVRPENFELVKKFINQIVDSLEVSDKQAQVGLVQYSSSVRQEFPLGQFKSKKDIKAAVKKMSYMEKGTMTGQALKYLVDSSFSIINGARPGVPKVGIVFTDGRSQDYISDAAKKAKDSGFRMFAVGVGNAVEDELREIASEPVAEHYFYTADFRTISKIGKKLQMKICVEEDPCECKSIVKFQTKVEELINSLQQKLEAVAKRIEALENKII